Genomic DNA from Halomonas sp. BDJS001:
GCCCTTGCCACCGGCGTAGTCGATGGCCAGGAGAACCCCATCTCGGTGATCTACGGCAATAACTTCTATGAGTTTCAGGATTACTTGACCCTGGATCGCCACGTTTACGGTGTCGATCACCTGTTGATTAACGATGAGATATTCCAGTCGCTTAGCGAAGAGGAACAAGCCGCGGTGAAGCGCGCCGCTGTGGTCGCCGGCACTACCGGCCGCGCCATTCAGCAGTTCAATTCGGCAGAGGGGATCACCAAACTGGAAGCAGAGGGTATGGAGATCACCCAGCCCACTGCTGAGCAGATGGAGGCCTTCCGCGAAGCCGCCCAGCCACCGGTTCAGGCGTACCTGACCGAAGAACTTGGCGATGACGCAGAGTGGATCGAGCGCCTTTCTTCCGCTGTGGAAGAGGCTTCCGCACGCTTCTAATCCCCGCCGAACCAAAGCGCTTGCGAGTGGGCCTTCGAAGGTTCACTCGCAACCCTGCGTGCCTGACTATCGATCGAAGGTGCTCTTATGTCTCCTCTTCTCGCCCGGTTACACCGCGGTCTGATCCTGTTCAATGGCAGCTTGGCAGGGCTTGCCATGGTGCTGATTTTTCTGCTGGTCGCAGGCAATGCCTTTGCGCGATACACCTTTGGCGGCTCCATTACCTGGGGAGAAGACACCGCCATCTATTTGATGATTTACGGCCTGATGTTTGGCATGTCCTGGGCATACCTTCAGGACAAGCATATCGGCTTTGACCTTATTCGACGTTTACTGCCGCCGCGCTGGGTGCGCTGGCAGGCCGTGGCCGTTGACCTGGTGGTGCTCGTGGTGGGCATTGGCTTGATGTGGTCAGCCGTTGAATTTATCGCCGCGCGCGGAGGTCGCACCTCGTCAAGTACGGGAATGCCGATGTGGCTGTTTCAAGCCTCCATGCTGATTGGCGGCGGGCTGCTCAGCCTCTCTGCACTGGTAATGGGCGCTCAGCGCTTGAGCCAGCACACCAGTGAGGAGGTCTCCTCATGATTTTTATACTGCTTTTAGCCCTTGTGCTGCTTGGCGTGCCGTTTGCTTTTGCCATCCTCGGTTCGCTGACGGTGCTGATGAGCACCGGCGATTTGCCCTACCACATCCGCATCGTCTCCCAGCAGTTTTTCGGCGGCATGGAGTCTTTCCCACTACTGGCCATACCACTGTTCATTCTAGCCGGCGAGCTGATGAACGAAGCGGGTATCACCCACCGGATTATAAACCTGGCCACCGCTATCGTCGGCCGTCTTAAAGCCGGGCTGGCGCACGTGAATATCTGGGCCTCGGTGATTTTTGCGGGTCTTTCCGGCTCGGCGATTGCCGATACCTCCGCGCTTGGGCGGGTGTTTATACCGTCGATGGAGAAAGAGGGCTACCCCCGGGATTTTGCCGCCGCGCTTACCGCTGCTTCGTCGGTGATTGGCCCGATTATTCCGCCGAGTATTCCGGTGATTATCTACGCACTCACAGTGTCTGGCGTGTCGGTACCGGGGCTGTTTTTGGCCGGTATCGTGCCGGGCTTTTTGCTGGCGCTGGGGCTCTCCATCTACGTCTACTTTTTCGCCGGTGACCTTGGCGCCACCCAGTCAAAAC
This window encodes:
- a CDS encoding TRAP transporter small permease; protein product: MSPLLARLHRGLILFNGSLAGLAMVLIFLLVAGNAFARYTFGGSITWGEDTAIYLMIYGLMFGMSWAYLQDKHIGFDLIRRLLPPRWVRWQAVAVDLVVLVVGIGLMWSAVEFIAARGGRTSSSTGMPMWLFQASMLIGGGLLSLSALVMGAQRLSQHTSEEVSS